TCGGCGTCTGCTCTGGCAGCGAGAATCGCTCCAGCAAGCGCTGGTTGTTCGCCCGCGAGTGACGGATGTCGCCGGAGCGTGCAGGGCCATAGCTGACCGGTGGCAACTCGCCGACAACCGTTTGCAACTCCTCAAGCATCTGCTTCAGGCTCATCGCCTGGTTCCAGCCGACGTTCACCGGGCCGACTTCCACTTCAGGCTTTTCGAGCGCCTGCACCAACAGGTCAACCAGATCTTCGACATAGAGAAAGTCGCGTGTCTGCTCGCCATCGCCGAACACGGTGATCGGCAAGCCTTTCTGCGCGCGTTCGCTGAAAATGCTGATCACGCCGGAATACGGCGACGACGGATCCTGACGCGGGCCGAAGATGTTGAAGAAGCGGAAGATCGCCGGTTCCAGAGCATGCTGGCGGCGATAGAAATCGAAGTAATGCTCGCCCGCCAGTTTGTCCGACGCGTAGGGCGTCAGCGGAGCCTTTGGCGTGTCTTCATCGATCGACTCGCCTTCGCCGTTGTTGCCGTACACCGCTGCACTGGAGGCGTACAACACACGTTTGACCCCGGCCAGACGCATGGCTTCGCAGACATTCAAGGTGCCGATGAAGTTGCTCTGGTGAGTCTTCACCGGATCATCCACCGACGCCTGCACCGAAGCCACCGCCGCCAGGTGAGCGACTGCGCTGCAGCCTTGCATCGCCTGGGCAACGAGCGCAGCGTCGGCGACATCGCCAACGATCAATTCAACCTTGGGATTATCCAGCGGCAGGTTGCTGCGTTTGCCGGTCGACAGATCGTCCAGCACCCGCACCGAATGTCCTTTGGCGAGCAAAGCGTCAGTCAGGTGCGAGCCAATGAAACCGGCTCCGCCGGTGATTAAAACAGTACCTTCAGCCATGACGGTAGAACCTATCCAGTAAGCCCGGGAGCGCGGCACGCCAGGCGCGCGGCTTGATCCCGAAAGTGTGCAGAATTTTCTTGCAGGCGAGCACTGCGTGTTGCGGCTCCTCGGCAGCGTCCGGCCGCGCGGCGTGGGCCTGGGCGGTCGGCGCTTCAATGGCCAGCGCATGCAGGCTGCGCGCTTCGGTCAGAATCGCCTGACCCAGCGCCAGCGGTGTAGTCGCCTCGTGGCCGGCGTAGTGATAAGTGCCCCACAGCGGCGCTGCGCAATCGAGTTGCTTGAGCACCGAAATGATCACGCGCGCGGCGTCGTCGACCGGCGTCGGATTACCGCGACGGTCGTCGGCCAGCAGTAATTCTTCCGGTTGCTCGGCGCGGGCGAGGAAACGCCCGAGGGTGCCGTCAGGGCTGTCATCGAGCAGCCAGCCGAAACGCAGCAACACATGTTGCGGGCACGTCGCGCGAACACTTTGTTCGATGCGCCACAACGCCTGACCGCGCAGGCCCAGCGGCACCGGTTCGTCTTTTTCGCTGTAGGCGGTGGCACGCGAGCCGTCGAACACCCGATAACTGGAGGGTTGCACAAGGACGATGTTGTGATGCTGGCACAGTTCGGCCAGCCGCTCGATCGCACGTTCCTGCCCGGCCATGCGGCTTTCGCTGACAGTCTCGGCCTGGAACCAGTCGAAATAGTAGGCAAGGTTGATCAACGCATCGGGACGGGTGTCGTCGAGCAGTTGCGTCAGGCTCGCGGCATCCCAGCCGTCTTCGGGGGGGCGGGGGGCGAGGAAACCGATGTCTTCTTCCGCACCGAGGCGAATCAGCGCCTGCCCAAGGGCATTTCCGCCGCCCAGTAACATAAGGCGCATTCGCATAGAGTCAGCAGGCCTAGTCTGATTGGAACGATGGCTTTGGCGACGATGCTTGTGGCGCCGTCGTCGATAATTGCCGGAATCGTTGCATTTTGCGGGTTTAGTGCGCAACCGTCACCCGTAAAGTGTCGATGGCCGGGATTTGTACCGAACAAACTGGCCACTTCGCGAGCTTGCTCGCGAAGGGGCCAGCACTCCCACGACACCATCCTGCCGTCAGGTGGGCGATTGCTGCGGCAACACCACTGAGGGGTGCTCCGGCACCACATCATCCGCCGGCTCGCGCTTGGGCAACAAAACCTGCTGTGGATAAGTCTGCGCGAAATGCACCCAAGGGCTGTTATCCACAAGCTTTTTCAAACGCTGGTTGAACGCCCGGCTCACGGCGTATTGCCCACCGGACACCGTGCGGAACTGCGCCGTCAGCACCACGCCGTTGAGATCCATCTTGTCCACGCCAAATACATCCAGCGGCCCTTGCAGGTTGTACTTGAGGAACGGGTCTTCGCGGATCGAATCGCCAGCCTGGCGGATCAGCTCGATCGCCTTTTCCACATCCGTGTCGTAAGTGAACTGCACCGAGAAGAACGCATAGGCGAACTGCCGTGATTGGTTAGTCACTGCCTTGATCTGGCCGAACGGCACCGAGTGGACAAAACCCTTGCCGTCACGCAGACGCAGCGTGCGAATGGTCAAACCTTCCACCGTGCCGGCATGCCCGGAATCGAGCACCACCCAATCGCCGATCGACAGGGTGTCTTCGATGATGATGAACAATCCGGTGATCACATCCTGAACCAACTGTTGCGAACCAAAACCGATGGCCAGACCGACCACCCCGGCACCGGCCAGCAGCGGCGCCACATTGATCCCTAAATTGGCCATGGTGGTGATCGCGCAGATCACCACGAGGATGATTTTGATCGCGTTGCGCAGCAGCGGCAGAATGGTTTTCACCCGGGTGCTGGGCTGGCGCGCCGCGCGTTTGCTGACCGGTGGTTTCAGCGCTTCCTGAATTGCCGTGTCGAGCACCACCCACAGCAACCACGTCACCAGAAAGATCAGGCCAATGCTGCTCAGTGCGTTACTGATCGCCCGGCCAACGGTGCTGCTCTGGGCGAAATCAAGCAGCGACACGCCCCAGATCCGCCCGAGGATATCGATGAAGGCAATCGCAATGACGATCCGCAGCAATGCGTGCAACAGGCTGAGAAAACGCTCCTTGTAAGCGCTGCTGCGCTGGATCGCTTCGGCCCTGCGCGACTTGAACAGGTGCTGGAGGATCGTGCTGAGAAACACCGTGCCGATCAGCAGGACCGTGGTGAACAACGCACAACGCAGAGCCTTTTGATTGTCTTCGCCAATGCCGATCAGACTCACCGCCGACACCAGCACCATCAGCACGATGGGCCAATACCACAGCCCGGAAAAAATCCGCAGCGACTCCTGCAATGACGGTTGTTTCAGACGCTGGCTCAGCGAACGATTGCGGATGAGATGCGCCACCGGGCGGCGCAGACGAATCACCACCAGGCCAAAGATGACCGAGGCAACCAGCCCGGTGAACACCGCAACGCTGCTGGTGATGTTCCCACCCAATTGCCGGGCGATCTGCGGGCTGGTCAGCGCATCGCTGAGGGCGGCGAGGAAACCGATCAGGAATAGCGGTCGCGGGCAATAACTGCGGATGATCCGCGCGGCCGGGCGTTTGTGGCCGACATTGAACATCACTACGACGCACAACAGCATCGACGTGGAAAAGATGCCGCTGCTGGTCGCGTAGGCAAAACACAGCGCCAGCGCGCGCCCCACCGAGGCTTGCAGAAAGTGGCTGACGTACAGCGTCAGTGGCAGGCAGATCAGTGCCGGCACGGTGTACGGCAGCAGGTAGCCGAGCAGATCCTGACTGCGCTGGCGCGTACGAAACCAGCGGCCCTCGCGCAGACGTTTGGCCAACAGGCTGCCGAGCACGGTCAGCAACGCAAATGCACCAAGCCACACACCGGACAACATCAGAAAATCCCCGGCAACGCTCCAGCCCGAGCGGTTCGACGGTTGATTGACCAGTTTGTCGACTTCATCGGCGGCGCGGTCAGCACGCAAGCGCCAGGCGTCGACCAGATGCTCGTTGAGGTCGAGTTTGTCTTGTACGTCATCGATGCTCGAACTGATGGCGCCAAGCAGTCCGCCCTGGACAATCGGCTCGGGTTTGGCCGCCTCCTCTGTGGCGACAGGAAGACCCGGCAGCGCGGCGGCTTCGAGCTCGTTGGCACCGAGAAACAACAATGCTCCCAGCAAAATGGCGATCCTGAACTTGATCAAAACTCCGATCTCCCGTTGGCTGAACCTGTAAGGAACTGATCGGTAATTGCCTGGCAAGTTCAAGAGCACCCTCACCGCGTGGAAAGGTCGCGGCGACCGTCTCGGCCCGACCTATGCCGAAAGCTCCGCGCGCATCGTCACTGGCCACTGATCCGCGCAAATCTCCTGCAGGGGCGATGGGATCTTCAGACTACCGTCCGTAACGCCATCGAAACTTTCCCGAACCGCCCGCAGTCATCAACAGACAGAGGCGGTACGGAGACTTTCGACGGGAGGGCGGCATGGCAACGATTTATATCGGTACTTTCGGCTGGTGCTACGCCCATGAGCACGACAATCCGCACGGCGAATCTGCTGGCGAAAGAGCGCAGGCATGAGCATTTCAGAACCGGTCGGTTTCACCGACGAAGGCTCCGTCGTCGCGCCATCGGTGCGCAGCTTCACCGTGCTGACGGTCAACACCCACAAGGGTTTCACCGCGCTCAACAGGCGATTCATCCTGCCGGAGTTGCGTGAAGCGGTGCGCAGCGTGGCGGCTGACGTGGTTTTCCTTCAGGAAGTTCACGGTACCCATGAACACCATCCCAAGCGCTACACCAATTGGCCGACGATGCCGCAGTACGAGTTTCTTGCCGACAGCCTCTGGCCGCAGTTCGCCTATGGGCGCAATGCCGTGTACCCGGACGGCGATCACGGCAATGCGCTGCTGTCGAAATTCCAGATCATTCGCCACGACAACCTCGACGTTTCGATCAGCGGCCATGAAAACCGTGGCTTGCTCCATTGCGTGCTGCGCCTGCCCGGCGACGGCGTCGAGGTGCATGCGATTTGTGTGCATCTGGGCCTGCGCGAAAGTCACCGCAACGCCCAGTTGAAACTGCTCGGCCAACGCCTCGCCGAGCTGCCCGACGACGCGCCGGTGATCGTCGCCGGCGACTTCAACGACTGGCGCCAGCGTGCCGGCGCACTGCTCAAGCCTTACGGTCTGCGTGAAGTATTCGCCGAACATCATGGCAAGCCGGCGCGCAGTTTTCCGGCGCGTCTGCCGACCCTGCGACTGGACCGCATCTACGTGCGCAACCTCAAGACCAGCCAGCCGAAAGTTCTCGCCAACCGGCCCTGGTCCCACCTTTCCGACCACGCACCGTTATCGGTGGAGATCGAACTATGAGCAGCGCACCGCTGGAGAAGTCCGCCGTAGAACCGATGACCGTCAACCCGCCGATACGCGAGCCCGGCCACGTTGCTGTCGAATATGGCTGGCAGGGCAACAACCGGGTCGAGCTGCTGGAAAACGGCGAGGAGTATTTCCCGCGAGTGTTTGCAGCTATGCGGGCGGCGAAAAGCGAGATTCTGCTGGAGACCTTTATCGTTTTTGAAGACAAGGTCGGCCAGGAGTTACAGGAGATCCTGATCGACGCTGCCCGCCGCGGCGTACGCACCACCGTCAGCCTTGATGGCTTCGGGTGTGGCGAGCTGACCACCGGTTATCTCGCCGCCCTGAGCGAAGCCGGCGTACATCTGCAGATGTTTGATCCCGCCCCCAAACATTTGGGCATTCGCACCAACTGGTTCCGCCGCTTGCATCGCAAGATCGTGGTGGTCGACGGCATGATCGCATTCATTGGCGGGATCAATTTTTCCGGCGACCATTTGTTGGATTTCGGGCCGGAAGCCAAACAGGACTACTCGGTGGAAGTTCAAGGCCCGGCGGTGGCCGATATCCACCATTTCGCCCTGCTGCAAAGTGGTCGCCCCGGTCGGGCACGGTTCTGGTGGCAACGCCGGCGCCAGCGTCGCGCCGAAATGGCTGTCACCGATCACGACGGCCAGGTGCGCCTGGTGTTTCGTGACAACGATCAGCACAACACCGATATCGAAGACGTGTACTTGCAGGTGTTGCGCCGCGCCAAACGGCGGGTGGTGATTGCCAACGCTTATTTTTTCCCCGGCTATCGTTTGTTGCGCGAGATCCGCAACGCCGCCCGGCGCGGTGTTGATGTGCGGCTGATCCTGCAAGGCCAGCCGGACATGCTGGTGGCCAAACTCGCCGCGCGCATGACCTATGACTATTTGCTCAAGGCCGGCGTGCAGATCCACGAATATTGCCAGCGCCCACTGCACGGCAAAGTCGCGCTGGTGGACGACGAGTGGAGCACCGTCGGCTCGAGCAACCTCGACCCGCTGAGCCTGTCGCTGAACCTGGAAGCCAACGTGCTGATCCGCGACCGCGCGTTCAATCAGGAACTGTTCCGGCGTCTCGAAGACCTCAGCCAAAACCACTGCAAAGCCATGGACGCCAGCAAATCGCCCCGCGGGCGTATCTGGCACATGACCGTGGGTTTTCTGGTGTTTCACTTTCTGCGGCATTT
The sequence above is drawn from the Pseudomonas sp. FP2196 genome and encodes:
- a CDS encoding NAD-dependent epimerase/dehydratase family protein, giving the protein MAEGTVLITGGAGFIGSHLTDALLAKGHSVRVLDDLSTGKRSNLPLDNPKVELIVGDVADAALVAQAMQGCSAVAHLAAVASVQASVDDPVKTHQSNFIGTLNVCEAMRLAGVKRVLYASSAAVYGNNGEGESIDEDTPKAPLTPYASDKLAGEHYFDFYRRQHALEPAIFRFFNIFGPRQDPSSPYSGVISIFSERAQKGLPITVFGDGEQTRDFLYVEDLVDLLVQALEKPEVEVGPVNVGWNQAMSLKQMLEELQTVVGELPPVSYGPARSGDIRHSRANNQRLLERFSLPEQTPMSVGLARLLGK
- a CDS encoding endonuclease/exonuclease/phosphatase family protein, with the translated sequence MSISEPVGFTDEGSVVAPSVRSFTVLTVNTHKGFTALNRRFILPELREAVRSVAADVVFLQEVHGTHEHHPKRYTNWPTMPQYEFLADSLWPQFAYGRNAVYPDGDHGNALLSKFQIIRHDNLDVSISGHENRGLLHCVLRLPGDGVEVHAICVHLGLRESHRNAQLKLLGQRLAELPDDAPVIVAGDFNDWRQRAGALLKPYGLREVFAEHHGKPARSFPARLPTLRLDRIYVRNLKTSQPKVLANRPWSHLSDHAPLSVEIEL
- a CDS encoding mechanosensitive ion channel family protein gives rise to the protein MIKFRIAILLGALLFLGANELEAAALPGLPVATEEAAKPEPIVQGGLLGAISSSIDDVQDKLDLNEHLVDAWRLRADRAADEVDKLVNQPSNRSGWSVAGDFLMLSGVWLGAFALLTVLGSLLAKRLREGRWFRTRQRSQDLLGYLLPYTVPALICLPLTLYVSHFLQASVGRALALCFAYATSSGIFSTSMLLCVVVMFNVGHKRPAARIIRSYCPRPLFLIGFLAALSDALTSPQIARQLGGNITSSVAVFTGLVASVIFGLVVIRLRRPVAHLIRNRSLSQRLKQPSLQESLRIFSGLWYWPIVLMVLVSAVSLIGIGEDNQKALRCALFTTVLLIGTVFLSTILQHLFKSRRAEAIQRSSAYKERFLSLLHALLRIVIAIAFIDILGRIWGVSLLDFAQSSTVGRAISNALSSIGLIFLVTWLLWVVLDTAIQEALKPPVSKRAARQPSTRVKTILPLLRNAIKIILVVICAITTMANLGINVAPLLAGAGVVGLAIGFGSQQLVQDVITGLFIIIEDTLSIGDWVVLDSGHAGTVEGLTIRTLRLRDGKGFVHSVPFGQIKAVTNQSRQFAYAFFSVQFTYDTDVEKAIELIRQAGDSIREDPFLKYNLQGPLDVFGVDKMDLNGVVLTAQFRTVSGGQYAVSRAFNQRLKKLVDNSPWVHFAQTYPQQVLLPKREPADDVVPEHPSVVLPQQSPT
- the clsB gene encoding cardiolipin synthase ClsB, whose protein sequence is MSSAPLEKSAVEPMTVNPPIREPGHVAVEYGWQGNNRVELLENGEEYFPRVFAAMRAAKSEILLETFIVFEDKVGQELQEILIDAARRGVRTTVSLDGFGCGELTTGYLAALSEAGVHLQMFDPAPKHLGIRTNWFRRLHRKIVVVDGMIAFIGGINFSGDHLLDFGPEAKQDYSVEVQGPAVADIHHFALLQSGRPGRARFWWQRRRQRRAEMAVTDHDGQVRLVFRDNDQHNTDIEDVYLQVLRRAKRRVVIANAYFFPGYRLLREIRNAARRGVDVRLILQGQPDMLVAKLAARMTYDYLLKAGVQIHEYCQRPLHGKVALVDDEWSTVGSSNLDPLSLSLNLEANVLIRDRAFNQELFRRLEDLSQNHCKAMDASKSPRGRIWHMTVGFLVFHFLRHFPAMAGWLPAHKPRLKPFRGDHS
- a CDS encoding sugar nucleotide-binding protein → MRMRLMLLGGGNALGQALIRLGAEEDIGFLAPRPPEDGWDAASLTQLLDDTRPDALINLAYYFDWFQAETVSESRMAGQERAIERLAELCQHHNIVLVQPSSYRVFDGSRATAYSEKDEPVPLGLRGQALWRIEQSVRATCPQHVLLRFGWLLDDSPDGTLGRFLARAEQPEELLLADDRRGNPTPVDDAARVIISVLKQLDCAAPLWGTYHYAGHEATTPLALGQAILTEARSLHALAIEAPTAQAHAARPDAAEEPQHAVLACKKILHTFGIKPRAWRAALPGLLDRFYRHG